A genomic stretch from bacterium includes:
- the folE gene encoding GTP cyclohydrolase I FolE yields the protein MEDLIARLLKALGEDPNREGLIDTPKRVSSSLKYLTSGYSEDPIDVLKKAIFIEEYDEMVVVKDIEIFSLCEHHLLPFFGKCHVAYIPDKKIVGLSKIARVVDIYARRLQVQERLTTQIANTIEEVLQPKGVGVVIEALHLCMTMRGVEKQNSHIVTSSMLGLFRKNRSTRIEFMNLIK from the coding sequence ATGGAAGATTTAATCGCAAGGCTCCTTAAGGCACTTGGAGAAGACCCGAACAGGGAAGGCTTGATTGATACACCAAAAAGGGTTTCTTCCTCCCTTAAATATCTAACCTCTGGCTATTCAGAAGACCCTATTGATGTATTGAAAAAGGCAATATTTATTGAGGAATATGATGAGATGGTGGTAGTTAAGGATATAGAAATATTTAGTCTTTGTGAACATCACCTTCTTCCATTCTTTGGAAAATGTCATGTTGCCTATATCCCTGATAAAAAAATCGTTGGATTATCCAAGATTGCTAGGGTTGTTGATATCTATGCCAGGAGGCTTCAGGTTCAAGAGAGGCTTACTACACAGATAGCAAATACAATAGAAGAGGTCTTACAGCCAAAGGGTGTTGGTGTGGTTATTGAGGCTTTACACCTCTGTATGACAATGAGGGGCGTTGAAAAACAGAATTCTCATATTGTAACATCATCTATGCTTGGCTTGTTTAGAAAAAATAGAAGCACAAGGATAGAATTTATGAATCTTATAAAATAA
- the rpmA gene encoding 50S ribosomal protein L27: MAHKKGQGSSRNGRDSAGKRLGIKRFSKEFVKGGTILVRQRGTKVIPGKNVGRGKDDTLFAKVSGILSFKEKNGKKMVEVAIP; this comes from the coding sequence ATGGCACATAAAAAAGGACAAGGAAGTTCAAGGAATGGAAGGGATTCTGCGGGAAAGAGGCTTGGGATAAAGAGATTCTCAAAAGAATTTGTAAAGGGTGGAACAATCTTGGTAAGGCAAAGGGGAACAAAGGTAATCCCTGGAAAGAATGTGGGAAGGGGAAAAGACGATACCCTATTTGCAAAGGTAAGCGGCATCCTCTCTTTTAAAGAGAAGAACGGAAAAAAAATGGTTGAAGTGGCAATTCCTTGA
- the obgE gene encoding GTPase ObgE — MKWQFLDEIKITVEGGSGGNGCVSTRREKYVPKGGPDGGDGGKGGDVILKTSPHYNTLLHLSKKRHYKGKRGGHGKGKKKHGKDGKPCIIPIPIGTQVFIEEEKICDLIKEGEEFTAAKGGRGGKGNASLKRIDLALCGEKGEIKEIVLKLILLADVGIIGFPNSGKSTLISRISSCHPKIADYPFTTIAPNLGVVSYREFSSFTVADIPGIIKDAHKGKGLGNRFLRHLERTRILIHLLDGCCFPLERFKELNNEIRLYDENLLKKPQILVLNKIDTKEAQENFIKT; from the coding sequence TTGAAGTGGCAATTCCTTGATGAGATAAAAATAACAGTTGAGGGAGGCTCTGGAGGGAATGGGTGTGTAAGCACAAGGAGGGAAAAATATGTTCCCAAAGGTGGCCCAGATGGTGGGGATGGAGGAAAGGGAGGGGATGTAATTTTAAAAACAAGCCCGCATTATAATACCCTCCTTCATCTTTCAAAAAAAAGGCATTATAAGGGAAAAAGGGGTGGACATGGAAAGGGAAAAAAGAAGCATGGAAAGGATGGGAAGCCCTGTATAATTCCAATTCCCATAGGAACACAGGTATTTATTGAAGAAGAGAAAATTTGTGATCTTATAAAAGAGGGAGAAGAATTTACAGCAGCAAAGGGAGGAAGGGGTGGAAAGGGGAATGCAAGCTTAAAAAGGATAGATCTTGCCCTTTGTGGAGAAAAGGGCGAGATAAAGGAGATAGTCCTAAAGCTTATCCTTTTGGCAGATGTTGGAATTATAGGCTTTCCAAACTCAGGAAAATCAACCCTTATTTCTCGTATATCATCCTGCCATCCAAAGATTGCAGATTATCCATTTACAACCATTGCTCCAAACCTTGGTGTGGTTTCTTATAGAGAATTTTCATCTTTTACTGTGGCTGATATTCCAGGAATTATAAAAGACGCCCATAAGGGAAAGGGATTGGGAAATAGGTTTTTAAGACACCTTGAGAGGACAAGGATTCTTATCCATCTATTAGATGGATGCTGCTTTCCCCTTGAAAGATTCAAAGAATTGAATAATGAAATTAGGCTTTATGATGAAAATCTTTTAAAAAAACCCCAGATTCTTGTATTAAATAAGATAGACACAAAAGAGGCGCAAGAAAATTTTATAAAAACAA